The Watersipora subatra chromosome 7, tzWatSuba1.1, whole genome shotgun sequence genomic interval ATTCAAACCGAAAACCTTGACAAGTATGTTTGTTGatcattatttaaaatatgcatgtatattttatCACCCATAGTATCCGGGATCACAAAGATATAAAGCAgtaacaaaagaattaactattATTAATGTAACCGAGTCACTAATTGTTCCATTTGCTGGACAAtcttctactgatcattttttaTGATGGGCTCGTAAATATCAAACAGTGAATATCAAAGTGGTGGTCTaatagagatggcgttcaattaaagggtgacactctagttttcaacccttctccagGCCTATAGTGGCATTTAAATAAAGTTGGCGCTCACATAgatgttttacggtatatttttTACCTCTCATAAATCCAGGTCCTATGATGAAAACCTTGCATGACATAACAGATTTCATTGGTTTAGTTGATAATAGTACATGaatgttttgtatttttgtaatgAGAATGTATATCTACCACTcatataaaatcaaaaatttaatACTCAAAATGCTAGCACCTGTTTAAAAACATCCAAAATGAACAGGTATTCTTTCATGCAGACTCATTTTTCCGTTTTAATAACTAGGCAAATCTTTAATGATGCCTTTACTAAATATGCTGAAATCGGGTACAGTAGACCCCCTCAGCCCTAAACCCATCCCCTCCgataacataaataatccacTCTGAGAATGTTTACATTGTAGTGAGTTTACGCTGTACCAAgtgtaaaatatatgtaaatagcCTAATCCGTTCTGAGTGGAAGTTATGTAAATGATTTACgttatttacgttatagaagcGTCCACTGTACAAGCTGTTTGGTTTTAGTTTTATGCTGGAGTAGAAGAAGAAATCAATTATAGTCGTGATTGCACACTTGTCACTCCCTTATTgtcattgtatttttattaaagcTGCTGATATCCTCTTCACCCCTGCTGAGTTTATGACGGATAGCCTGACTCTCAGGCTAAAGTTCGCTGCGCGTTTTCTGTGTTGAAGCGCGTGTTTCtagggtttaacaaaaaaaaccatgatttttttacaaatcgtttttttttcaatttaatcgGTTGTTAtaattcttttttaataattattattttattgcctATTTTTCTTATGCAACTTGTCGGTGACTTGCATTGTACATCAGTATATGGTAAACCCACTTTTCAGTGTTAGTGACTTACATGCTTTAGTTTGACAAATTCTTATATATTGTTACATTCAACATCCATATAAAATGCTAATGTGCAAACTACATCTAAGTTAGTCGAGTCAGTTTTACATGAAAAGGtgctatgaaatatttaaactCATTTTTCCTTGATGTGGCCGAtcatgcaaaatataaatatcatTTATCCATTTTTTTAGTACCCAGCAGGTTTCTTATTTTTGATTGAACAAAACCAAAGGTAGAGAATACTGATCAATGCTTGCACTTGAGATGATTGCAGTATAAGGAGTTTGATatcataatattatttattaaacagAGTAGTGAGAGGAAACTACTAGTTACAGTTGCTACCTCATAATTAATCCTGCTGAGGTTTAATAAATAAACTCATAGATCCTAACTTCAAATGTCCTTCTGTAGCAGTGTACTACACATACAGTCAATTATCTCCACCATATTTGTTAATTCATGACAGACAAGCTTTACAGATTTGTTATACACGCTTCAAAACAAGATTGTTTGACTAGAAACAAGAAACTTGAAAAACAGAAAtccttttgaaaaaatttggaagacaaaaaattatgattttttTGCTGGAAAAATCATGATTTGAATCAATAgtttaaatcatttgatttttgtGTATGAACCTGCTCGTTTCAGTATGATGGGTCCATTAAGCATGTGGTTATCTCAAATGAAAAGGACCTATACGTTATTAGCTAATGGGAAGGTTTCATAGTTTATCAAACGATTTTGCTTTTTCAAATCCAAATGAATAACAAGAGTTCAGTTAACAAAGAATGTGGCAATTCTGTCGGTGTGATACATGACAAAAATACCTTTTAGGAATCTTATAGTTTTGTCTACATTGTTGTCTTCTTTTTGACAGAGTTCACATCACTCTCTGACACACTCGCCGAAGTTGATGCAGCACTTCAGGCCCTCGAGTCGCAAAGTGATGCCCTTTATGACGAAGCAAAGACAATGCTAGATGAAGTTAAACAGGACAAGGCAGGTGTTAGCGCGAGTGAAAAAGGAGAGGATAAAGCTGTAGAGTGACCTGTAGGCATCACGGATGGTTGTCAGGATTGCTGGTCTCGTTGAGTAGGACTGCATCGGTGTAGAGGTCTTGACTTGTCGTTAGATGACCTCTGTATTCATACCATGTCGTTGAAGAGTATTGTAATCCTGTGAAAAGATGTCTTAGTTCCTATTTTTTCTTTTGTACGCAATACTAAgtgtattatattaataaattgatTACCAAGGATACAATATAGACTCTGTGAGTAGGTAATTTTTTTTCCAGAGAGTTACATTTGATTTAACCTACCTTATTTAACCGACCTTATTTCACCGACTTTTGACAGCAAAAGAGAATCATACCATGTGAAAGTGAAATAATAACATGGGAATTTGTGACATAGTCCATGGAT includes:
- the LOC137401170 gene encoding uncharacterized protein, whose amino-acid sequence is MKMAEDVKSDKDEEQSNNQDHNGLLLPDSIENYGTEFTSLSDTLAEVDAALQALESQSDALYDEAKTMLDEVKQDKAGVSASEKGEDKAVE